The genomic region ATTCGTGGTTCACCCACAAGTAGCCGTCTTTAACAGTAATGCCGTCGTAGTGGATGCCATTACCAATGTCGTTTTCTTTTCCCCTAACTTTGGTTCCGTTAATCGGCACGAAGCCAGTGTAGTCGCAGTTGTAACCAAAATAATCGTCTGGGTTGGGGAAGACGCGATCGCCCCAGCCAACAATGACGTACCGCTCGTATTCTGGTGGTACGACAACATCATCGTAGACGGTATATTTCGTCAATCTCGCATCTGTCGATGGTTGTAAAACTTGCCCTTTTTCGCTGCCTGCTGGTAGGTAACTAGGCAGTTGTTGATAAATGGGTAACGGATGGGGCAATCGTACAGGGGTGAACGATAAAGCCTCAGCTGCTTGGGCGGCGCTAGAACCAGCACCAAACAGTTTATTCTCTAGCACGGGTGAGAAAGCAGCAGCACCAACACCCGCACCGAAGAAAACTAACAGCTGCCTCCGAGTAATTCTAGACATGAAACTCCCTCTTGATTCGGAATCGCCAGATCCTCAAGTTTGAAAATGTCTGTTTTGCAATTATTTAGTAGAGAGTGCAGAGTGCTATTAGCTCTTGGTTCCTTCAGGTTTCAACGCGATAACTATGCTCGCGCCTTTTCTATTAGCTTATGTATTTTTAATTACAAACATATCAGACAAAAGCTTGATTTGAGCTGTAACCAAAAGACACGCTCTCGCTTTTTCTCTACTACTAATTCTTAAGACAGGGACTTATTTTCAAACAAATATTGTTGCCTCTGTTACGATAATCCCGCAACATTAAGGTGAGTTAATCACTCGGTTAATACTGAGTCATTTTTTTACATTAGATTGCTATAGTTAACTTTTATAGAACACAATAAGCAAATATATCTAGTCATCAATTTGCAAAATTTAGTTCGCTTGCTGAAGGCTATTTTCTCAATTCAGCTAGTAGTTTAAATGCCAATACGGTTCATTTAAGGCTACGCTGTGCTGAGGATAAAGAAAATAGGAGGATTGGTTCGGGAGGGGGTGGCTCGATGTCTTGGCTTTTTTGAGCGAAACTTGGATACAGGTTTTTTTACAACTCTGGGATTGGTACGAGAAACTCGTTCAGGTAACAGAGTGTCTAAAATCTCTACAGTTAACCAACTTAAAAAAAGGGGAGTTCTTGTGATTGCAAGCGTTGAAATTTCGGGATAGCACGACGAATAACTCGCAATGTCCCAGTGAAACTCAGACGCAAAGGAGTGATACCCGCGCTCTTTGCAGCTTGAAACATCAATAACCGCACAGCCCAGTGTCCTAACAACCACCCGTAAACTTCCTGCACAACTTCACGCGGTTTTTGAGAGCGAATATGAGTTTTTCGTCCTGATAAATGTACTTTGAGTTCATCAATAGTATTTTCTACTTCCCAGCGTTGATGATATTCAATCGCCAGTAGTTGAGCCGGAAATTTCTCCAATTCCAATAAGCTGGTAATTAAGCGATATCTTAGTTGTTCCTCTGGGTTGTCGGTATTACCAATTGTGTATTCAATCACTCGGACTTGTATGGGCTGGCAAGCTTTTGAGCGGAATTTAGCAGGTGGATAAATCCAACTCAGATAAGAACCATCCGCCAGTGGTTCTTCGCACAAAAACTTGACATTTGCGGGAATTCTTCCTAAATAATCGCTACCAGTTGTGACAGTTGCTTGCACCATTGCATAAGAATGTAACCCTCTGTCCCACATCAACAACATCCCTGAACTCACGGAGCGTAATAATCTTAATGCCCGCACTCGTTCTCCTATTCGATATGGACACATCAATGCATCAAAGATTAAATGTGTTCCTGCTTCTACCAAAATGACTAATCGCAGTTTGGGAAATGCGGCTTGTGTGCCAGGACGGCTGCTCGGACGACCAAAAACTCTCGCATTTTCATCGCTGTCTGGCAGATCGAAGCAAGTCCGATCAATTACCACAATTCGCAATCCATTGAGAAATGCTCCTTTGGTATCGGTGCTAGCCATTGGTCGCACCAGTTGATGGAACAATTGACTCATCACCCTTGGACTTAATCGTTGTCGGGCTTGCGTTATTGCTGATTTACAAAAAACTCGCCAGTATTTCCCCACTTTCACCCATGCTTCGCTCAGCCCATCAATTAAGTTTTTCAGCACATCTCTCATCGAATCTCGTGACCACAGACTCATCGCAATTACCAAACAAATTACCAATTGTGCTGGTAACGAGCGTTTACGTTGTTCACAAACTTTAGTTTTAGCGATCGCTTGCTCGATCTCCGTGGATGGGATGGCTGCCTCTATCGCTTTGAACACATCACTACTTTGTATCGTAGGAGACAACAATGAGAAATCCTTCAGATGCACTACACTCACTTTCCATTCTTGGGAACAATGCTTAATTTACAACACTTTGAGCCTTAACTGAACCGTAGTGGTTTAAATGCGAGCCTATCGGATATAATTTTTTGTTTAAACAATTTTCTCCGTGCCACCTCTGCGATCGCAACGATAGATCGGTGTGTATAAAAAAATCAAAATTTGCAGAATTACGTACATTTCTCATTGCCATCAGTCATCGCGATAGGCGGGATCGTCTTCTCTTAACCTACGCGCAGTATTTACATTCACGGGAGTACGCTGACTATCGGTTGCAGTTCCGTTTGGCGATGAGGAAAAGCCTAACAAAAGTGCGGAGTTACTGAAGTATCTCGTCCAGTGGCTCAACACGGGTTGCGATCGCCAATCGACTCGCGAGACTTTAGTATGGAGTAAAGGGACTTGTTGCCCATTGCGATCGCCTACTACTGTTACAGTGATTTCTGTAACTTTGGGTTTTCGATCGAACTCTTGCTGAATCAACTTGCTAGTCTGTGACTCGGCTTGCTGCATCAAACGAGCAAAAGAAGGCATTCCCTCAGAACTGAGGACGAAATTTAAAGATTTAGGTTGCGCTCTAGCTGGGGTAGAATACCAGCAGCTTACACACATTGTTGCGACTAAAATGATTTTTACTGGAATTGTTTTGACTGGGGCGATCGCTCCAGATAGTCGAAACTGTCGAAAAACACTCATTATCTTGACTAAATCCTTAATCTCTGCATAATTACGAGGAGGGAAAGAGAAATGCAGACTGTTTCTAAGCTTAGCGATCGCATCATTAATAAGTCAGTAAGCCCAGGTTAAGTTTCAGTTATTCAGTTATCGTAGGGGCGGGTTTAGTACGAGATTCAAGCCTAAAGCCAGAAATCTTCTCTCAAAACCCGCCCGTACAATTATCGTAGGTAAACAAATGCAAATCGTTCATAAATTAATTGAAATTGAAACTGCGGCAGGAATTAATATTCACAATATTACGCCAGCAATTGAGAAGATAGTCTTTAATACAGGAATTAGCAACGGTCAAGTTTTAGTATTTTCTCGTCATACTACAACCGCATTAGCAATTAATGAAGACGAAGAAAGATTACTAGAAGATATCAAAGTTTTTTTGAGCAAATTAGTTCCCAAATCAGAACGCTACTTGCATAACGACTTGCACTTAAGAAAAAATATCCCTGAAGATGAGCCGATAAATGCTCATTCGCACTTAATGGCGATGATGCTTAATAATAACGAAATTATTCCCATAGTCGATGGGAGACTTGGATTAGGAACCTATCAATCAGTTTTATTTTTTGAATTAGACGGCGCTCGGAAAAGAACAGTTTTGTGCCAGATTTGGGGCGAATAATAAAAGTAGGGTGGGCAATGCCAACCTTACTATAAATCAAAAACTGAGATTGTCTTTCCCTTCAGTAGAAGCCGCATCCTCATGCGTGATGGTAATTTTAGCCGCTACAGTAGAACGCCGCAGGTTACGAATTGCATCAATAGTATTTTTAATCGTACCAGCTAGGGGAACAGCTACAATTGCACCCAAAAAACCACCCATTTCAGCTCCAGTCAAGATGGCAATAAAGATCCAAATTGGGTTGAGTCCCGTAAAATTGCCCATCAATCTAGGTGCTAGCACGTTATCTTTAATTTGTTGCAACACAATTGCCGCCAAAGCAACTTGCAACCCCAGCAACCAATTTTGCACCATGACTAACAGCGTAACTGTACCAATGCCTAAGCTAGCGCCAATAAATGGGATGAGTTCAGCTACACCAATTAAAAGGGCAAACAATAGAGCAAATGGCACGTTGAGGACTACGAAAATTGGGGTTAAAGCGGCAAACATAAATAACCCCAGTAATAGTTGAGTCAGAAAGAAATTTTGAAAGTTGAGTCGCAAGGAAGCACTAAACGGGAGTCCGATTTCTGGTGGTAGGAAGCTAATGAGACCGCGCCAGAGGCGATCGCCGTAGAGCAGCATGTAAAATGCCAGTACCACCACTAAAATTGTCTCGATTAACCACGACAGCGTACCGAGGGCAACTCCAAACGCCTGTTCTGGTATAGATGGCAAGCGTCTTTCAATCGTATCGTTAACGCGATTGCTAAAACCGCTCAGATCGAGAGGTAACTTTCTTACCCGCGCCCAGCTATCTAGTCTTCCCAACTGTGTTTGAATTGTATTTAACCAATCGGGGATTCTTTGAATCAATTCGATCGTTTGGTCGTAGACCAATGGCACTAGAGTTAGACCGATCGCCACCAACAAGACTAAACTCAAAAAGAGAACGACGATGACTGCCTGAGAACGACTAAAGCCAACTCGCTCGAAAAACCGGACTGGGTAGTTGAGTAGAAAAGCCAAAATAGCCGCGATCGTCAATACGGCGATCGTATGCTGAAAATATTGAAAAGCTTGACTCAATAACCAAATATTCAGAGCAATAACAGGACCGCTCAAACCGTAAATTGCTAAACGCTGCCAAGAGGCTGAACGGCGCATTTCTCACACCACCCACAATAGTTGCTCCACCACTAACCCTCGATTTTAGTGGCAAAATCTATTTAAGTGACAGGGTAAAGCCGTAAGTCGTAAGTCGTAAGTCGTAAGTTAGACATCTAAATTTGCTTCTTGCCTCTTGCCAACTACCCATTACCCATTACCAATTACCACTGACAATATATGACAACTGCTGCGATCGCAAATTTGGTGCTGGGGATCTTTCTCGGCTTAATGATTCTGCTATTTATCTTCCGCATCGTGCTGACTTGGTTTCCCCAAATAGACCTCAAGCGTTTTCCATACAACTTAATTGCCGTACCAACAGAACCCTTGTTAGTACCGATGCGAAAACTTGTACCACCCATAGGCGGCGTGGATATTACCCCCATCATCTGGGTCGGAATTTTTAGCCTGTTGCGAGAAATTCTGCTCGGTCAGCAAGGACTGCTGATGATACTGATGCATTGAAATTTTATGTAGAGACGTTACATGTAACGTCTCTACCGAATCTATTTCTTCAACATCACCTGCTCGACAAAATTGGTGTAAACCTCTGCCTTGAGAAACTCTGGAGTGTCTAAAATCCGTTGGTGAAAGCCGATGGTCGTCGGTACGCCTGTGAGGGCGAATTCTCTCAAGGCGCGGCGCATTCGCCTAATTGCAGTTGGACGGTCTGGTCCCCAAACAATCAGCTTACCAATCAGAGAATCGTAGTAAGGCGGGATGCGATAATCGGTGTAAACGTGAGAATCCATCCTGACTCCTGGTCCTCCAGGAGCGAGATAGCCACTGATCCGTCCTGGTGCGGGACGAAAATCTCGGTCTGGATCTTCAGCATTAATCCGACATTCAATTGCGTGTCCCCGTAATTTTACCTGCTCTTGGGTGAATTGCAGGCTTTCCCCTTGGGCAATGCGGACTTGCTCGGCAACTAAATCAAGTCCTGTAATCATTTCCGTGACGGGATGCTCGACTTGAATCCGCGTATTCATTTCCATGAAATAAAATTCTCCAGTTTGCGACAGGAGAAACTCGACCGTCCCCGCACCGATGTAATTAATCGACTTTGCAGCCATTACCGCGGCTGTTCCCATTTTCTCCCGTAATTCGGGGGTTAAGGCAGGGCTGGGAGCTTCTTCTAATAGCTTTTGGTGGCGGCGCTGGATCGAACAGTCCCGTTCGCCCAAGTGGACGACATTGCCGTAGCTATCTGCTAAAATTTGAAACTCAATATGGCGCGGGCGATCGACAAATTTCTCGATATACAGACCAGGGTTGCCAAAGGCGGCTTCTGCTTCTCCTTGAGCCGCTAAAAATAATCGCCCTAAATCTTCATCGCTGCGAACCAGACGCATTCCCCTGCCACCACCACCAGCAGTGGCTTTAATCATGACTGGGTAGCCAATTTGACGCGCGATCTCCCGCGCTTCTTTTTCATCTCTGACTAACCCATCACTACCTGGGATGGTGGGAACTCCTGCCGCGATCATCGTTTCCTTTGCTGTGGATTTATCGCCCATAGCTCGGATTGCTTCTGGAGTTGGTCCAATAAAGGCAAGCTGGTGATCGGCACAAATTTCCGCGAATTTCGCATTTTCCGCTAAAAAG from Chroococcidiopsis sp. SAG 2025 harbors:
- a CDS encoding IS4 family transposase, with amino-acid sequence MEQAIAKTKVCEQRKRSLPAQLVICLVIAMSLWSRDSMRDVLKNLIDGLSEAWVKVGKYWRVFCKSAITQARQRLSPRVMSQLFHQLVRPMASTDTKGAFLNGLRIVVIDRTCFDLPDSDENARVFGRPSSRPGTQAAFPKLRLVILVEAGTHLIFDALMCPYRIGERVRALRLLRSVSSGMLLMWDRGLHSYAMVQATVTTGSDYLGRIPANVKFLCEEPLADGSYLSWIYPPAKFRSKACQPIQVRVIEYTIGNTDNPEEQLRYRLITSLLELEKFPAQLLAIEYHQRWEVENTIDELKVHLSGRKTHIRSQKPREVVQEVYGWLLGHWAVRLLMFQAAKSAGITPLRLSFTGTLRVIRRAIPKFQRLQSQELPFF
- a CDS encoding AI-2E family transporter produces the protein MRRSASWQRLAIYGLSGPVIALNIWLLSQAFQYFQHTIAVLTIAAILAFLLNYPVRFFERVGFSRSQAVIVVLFLSLVLLVAIGLTLVPLVYDQTIELIQRIPDWLNTIQTQLGRLDSWARVRKLPLDLSGFSNRVNDTIERRLPSIPEQAFGVALGTLSWLIETILVVVLAFYMLLYGDRLWRGLISFLPPEIGLPFSASLRLNFQNFFLTQLLLGLFMFAALTPIFVVLNVPFALLFALLIGVAELIPFIGASLGIGTVTLLVMVQNWLLGLQVALAAIVLQQIKDNVLAPRLMGNFTGLNPIWIFIAILTGAEMGGFLGAIVAVPLAGTIKNTIDAIRNLRRSTVAAKITITHEDAASTEGKDNLSF
- a CDS encoding secondary thiamine-phosphate synthase enzyme YjbQ — translated: MQIVHKLIEIETAAGINIHNITPAIEKIVFNTGISNGQVLVFSRHTTTALAINEDEERLLEDIKVFLSKLVPKSERYLHNDLHLRKNIPEDEPINAHSHLMAMMLNNNEIIPIVDGRLGLGTYQSVLFFELDGARKRTVLCQIWGE
- a CDS encoding YggT family protein encodes the protein MTTAAIANLVLGIFLGLMILLFIFRIVLTWFPQIDLKRFPYNLIAVPTEPLLVPMRKLVPPIGGVDITPIIWVGIFSLLREILLGQQGLLMILMH
- the accC gene encoding acetyl-CoA carboxylase biotin carboxylase subunit; its protein translation is MRFDKILIANRGEIALRILRTCEEMGIATIAVHSTVDRDALHVQLADEAVCIGEAPSSKSYLNVPSIIAAALTRNATAIHPGYGFLAENAKFAEICADHQLAFIGPTPEAIRAMGDKSTAKETMIAAGVPTIPGSDGLVRDEKEAREIARQIGYPVMIKATAGGGGRGMRLVRSDEDLGRLFLAAQGEAEAAFGNPGLYIEKFVDRPRHIEFQILADSYGNVVHLGERDCSIQRRHQKLLEEAPSPALTPELREKMGTAAVMAAKSINYIGAGTVEFLLSQTGEFYFMEMNTRIQVEHPVTEMITGLDLVAEQVRIAQGESLQFTQEQVKLRGHAIECRINAEDPDRDFRPAPGRISGYLAPGGPGVRMDSHVYTDYRIPPYYDSLIGKLIVWGPDRPTAIRRMRRALREFALTGVPTTIGFHQRILDTPEFLKAEVYTNFVEQVMLKK